The proteins below are encoded in one region of Thermococcus peptonophilus:
- a CDS encoding metallophosphoesterase, translated as MSLFSELQFLSLELGTSHGKALVFADPHIGFELSRGLRIRTGFEEVLAQFVLERDPDVLIILGDLKEPLGLSFRLKEMLLRFFSPLKDIQVIITKGNHDGKIEEITRKFENVSVVENFILDKKLFLHGHTKLPEGEFQEVFLGHAHPAYTFKSGGVAKKAKVFARAGKFLVLPTVNPYIEGFDIREGLKLVPFLKDVSEVEIFLPEGVYVGRVKVY; from the coding sequence ATGTCTCTTTTTTCCGAACTTCAATTTCTTTCCCTTGAGCTTGGTACCTCCCACGGGAAGGCCCTCGTCTTTGCAGACCCCCACATCGGCTTCGAGCTTTCGAGGGGACTCCGCATCAGGACTGGTTTTGAAGAGGTTCTGGCCCAGTTCGTACTGGAGAGGGATCCCGACGTCCTCATAATCCTGGGGGATCTTAAAGAACCCTTGGGCCTAAGCTTCAGGCTTAAAGAGATGCTCCTGCGGTTTTTCTCTCCACTAAAGGACATCCAAGTCATTATCACCAAAGGCAACCACGACGGAAAAATCGAGGAGATAACCAGAAAGTTCGAAAACGTTTCCGTTGTTGAGAACTTTATCCTGGACAAAAAGCTGTTCCTCCACGGCCATACAAAACTACCAGAAGGGGAGTTCCAGGAGGTCTTCCTTGGTCACGCTCACCCGGCCTATACCTTCAAAAGCGGGGGAGTTGCGAAGAAGGCCAAAGTCTTTGCCAGGGCCGGAAAATTCCTCGTCCTACCGACTGTCAACCCGTACATAGAGGGTTTTGACATACGAGAGGGCCTGAAGTTGGTTCCGTTCCTCAAAGATGTTTCCGAGGTCGAGATATTCCTTCCTGAAGGCGTTTATGTTGGGAGGGTAAAGGTTTATTAA
- a CDS encoding transcriptional regulator yields MGDVYERLEALLKSLGVKKTELRIYRLLLEKKRPMRVTEIVSELGISERSVREHVLSLYRKGMLRRELIQQGWLGYTYTAVSPSELLARIKQNILEKINEIEMELREAKN; encoded by the coding sequence ATGGGCGACGTCTACGAGAGGCTCGAAGCACTGCTTAAGTCGCTGGGAGTGAAGAAAACCGAGCTCAGGATATACAGACTCCTCCTGGAGAAAAAGCGCCCGATGAGGGTAACCGAAATAGTTAGTGAACTTGGAATAAGCGAGCGTTCGGTCAGGGAGCACGTTTTGAGCCTCTACAGGAAGGGAATGCTCAGGAGAGAGCTTATACAGCAGGGCTGGCTTGGGTACACTTACACCGCTGTCTCCCCCTCTGAGCTTCTCGCGAGGATAAAGCAGAACATCCTGGAAAAAATAAACGAAATCGAGATGGAGCTTAGAGAGGCTAAGAACTGA